TTGATATCATCTATGATGTCATGAGGGTGGCGGCCATCAACATTGCAGCCCACAGACTGGGCGGTCCCCAGGATCTCTTTAATGGTTCCAGAAAGTTCTCTAGCTAGAGACCGGTGCCGCATCTGCCGGGCAATGTTGATGATCTCATCAAAAGTGATGTTTCCACTGTGCTtaatgtttttctgcttctttctgtccCTTGGTGGTTCCTTGAGGGCTTTGATGATCagggcagaagcagaaggtacCACCTCAATCTGGGCTTGTCTGTTCTGAATGGTCAGTTTCACTGTAATCCTCAGACCCTTCCAATCACCAGTTGCCTTGGCTATGTCATCACCGACCTTTTTTGGAGACAGGCCCAAGGGGCCGATCTTGGGGGCCAGGGCAGACGTGGCACCGACTTCCCCACCGGTGCACCTCAGGTACACGACTTTGATCTCGTTGGGGTCAAACTTAGGTGGCATGGTGGAGGCGGCTGGTGTCGGATGAACCCGGATTCGGGACGACCGAAGAAAGTTGCACCTTCGCCTCCTCCTAGCCGAAAGCCGAaagcctttctctctctttttaagtctcttttaatctacAAGTCTCCTTCTCTTTTATTGTGTTTTATGACATTGATATTTTTAAGATACCAGgcctgttttcttaaaaatatctcaCAATCTGAGTTTATCTAAGTATTTCTCCATGATTATATTTAAGTTAGTCATTTAGGGCAAGAATTCTAAATAGCTGATGTCGTGTACTTCGCATTGCTTCACAAGAGGAGACGTATAATGTTAGTTTATCCCATTACTGGTGATGTTCAGTGTAATCACTTGGCTAAGGTAGGGTCTGCAAGATTTTACAGTCCTAAAGGTGCATTTCCTGTAGGTAGATTGTATTAAGTCTGAACATCTGGTACTAAAGTTCTTCCAGTCacatcaacatatatttattagatACCTATTGTGTATCTAGTCTTGAATTTAGTACTATGGCAGATCTAAAAGAATAGTAAGGAATGTTGCCTGTCAGAAGGAATGTATAGTTTGAGACTGAGttactcttttaaaaactgaacagaGTACAGGAGTAATAATTCTAAGTTAATGATTGGTTTATAAAAGCTTTTTTTGATGTTTATAATATACatagagaaaaagtgaaagttgctcagttgtgtccaactctttgcaaccccgtgaactgtagcctgccaggctccttggtgcatgggattttccaagcaagaatactggagtgggttgctattcccttctccaggggatcttcctgacccagggattgaacccgtgtctcctgcattgcaggattctttaccatctgagccaccggggaagcccacatatagAGAAGGGCATGTATAAGCATATAGCTTGATGAAGTTTTCAGAGTGAACACATCAGAATAACAGTACCCAGATTAAGAAACTGAATATAAGCACGTCTCAATAAGCctgtttttttaaaccatataGAACTGATATCTAaatgatgtttgtctttttcaATACCAATTTTTGAGTGGCTCAAGAAAATCAGTATCATTTTGCTGTTGATTTCAAAATGGTGTTATAGAACTTGATCGCTCTGTATTCATCCAGCTTGATGAGAGTCTTTTTCATAAGGTCCGTACAGCGGTCTCTCCTCCTTGATTCCTGTCCCAGAGCAGAAGGTGACTTCTCCTTCCccatgggtagcctttccctatgCATTCTGTCCCCCCTCTTTGTCTTCTTTGGGTCTAGTCCTCTTGCTGTTTCTTACTTCCATCTCCTCCACCTAccttttgtcttcagtttctCCTTTCCTTTGACTCCTGATTCTCCTCATCGGGCTGttattctctccctttccttttttttctccccaatatttatttatttatttggctgctgcGGGGCTTAATTTCGGCACATGGGGATCTTTGATGGTAGCTGCAGTttgtggaatctagttctctgaccagtgattgaaGTTAAACCACCCCTGTGTTGGCagtggggagtcttagccactggacaaccagggaagtcactttccctctctttttaatCCCCAAGCTTATtaaaagatggggcttccctggtggctcagacaataaagaacccacctgcaatgcaggagaccccagttcgattcctgggtcgggaagatcccctggagaagggataggctgcccactccagtgttcttgggcttccccagtggctcagacagcaaagaatcttcctgcaatgtgggagacctgggttcaatccctgggttgggaagatcccctgggggagggcatggcaacccactccagtgttcttgcttggagaatccccatggacagaggagcctggtgggctgcagtccatggggttgtgaagagtcagacatgactgagcatctaagcacagAAGCACTTTAAAAGATTGCCTCCCCTTCCTCTTTAACCCATTCTTCCAAATGCCTTATGCGATTTGGTTTCTTTCCCCACAGTTCTAGTGAAGTTCATCAGAACACCCCAAGGTCCTAAGTCAACCTTTGTCCTCTTAGATTTCTGCTTCCTTTGGTGGTGTTACTCTTTTGCCTGAGACTCCCTCTTCACTTGGCTTCCATTGATTGTGTGCTTCTGCCTACTGCTCTGTCTCTTTAACAGTTTTGACTTCCCAAAGAAATAACAACAGTAATCCTAGCTTCCTTTGGTCTGTATGAGGAtattttttagaacttttttttcatGGAATATGGGTCATTATGTTGGCAGTTTATCCGCAGTTTGAAgattgtggttttttgtttttttttttaagattgtggTTTTAATAGCAAACTCTcagttgaagtgaagtgaagtgaagttgctcagttgtgtccgactctttgtgatcccatggactgtagcccaccaggctcctccgtccatgggattttccaggcaagagtactggcgtgggttgccatttccttctctgttaaaTGAATGTAAATTCTCTGTAACCTTAGTTTCTTGATGCTGTGCCtgggtggtgttcagtcgctcaggcatgtccagctctttgagaccccgtagactgcagcacaccaggctcctctgtccttcactctttcctggagtttggtcacatttgtgttcattgagtcaatgaggctgtctaaccatctcatcctctgccacccccttctccatctGCTGTGGCTGgtaggaactcaataaatgtttgttggaatcacttattcattcaattaTGCATTTacatgttgaataaatatttactaaattaacTGAATTATTTGTGAAATTTAACAGTAGATTGcacatgctcagtggctcagtcgtggctgactctttctgactctatggactgtagcccaccagactgctctgaccatggggtttcccaggcaagaatcctggagtgggttgccatctccttctccagggggtcttctcgaaccagggatcaaacctgcatctcctgcattgcagatggattctttactgctgagccataggGAAAGTCTGCAATAGTAGGTTACATTTCTTCAAATGATGGAAATgtggttttctttgtctttttctttcaaccTTTGTTGAAGTCTGTTTGTTTACTTGGTTTTCCCCCTAATTGGAGtattactagctgtgtgactcttGGATAgattgtgctcagtcgcttcagttgggtccaactctttgtgaccccatggactgcagcccatgaggctcctctgtccatgggattctccaggcaaggatactggagtgggttgccattaccttctccagggttgGATAGGTTACGTAACCTCTTATATCTGTTTTCTAATGTTTAATACAGGGATAATAAGTGCCTGGCTTCTGGGTTGTTATAAGGATTAGATGGAAAAAATGTACCTAGAACACATAGCATATGCTAGCATATAGTAatggctcagtaaatgttagttattgTTGAGATGCTGGACTTGGGTCTGCACAACAAACATCCTAAATCAggcattgtttttcatatttttcaatgaGAGAAATCAAGACTTAAGAGGATTTAAATACGTTGCCCGATGTCACAGAGCTAATAAATTACAAATCTAGGGTATCTGATTCTGTAGCTTGTGCCTTTTGCTTATACAGAAAGCCTTTCATCTTCTTGTATGACGTTTAGAAGTAAAGTAGGAATCACTTTATAGTGAATGACATAAGCCAGTATTGTTCTTATTTATCTTCTAGAAGGTAGAACATACCAAGGAAGCTTTGCCCTGTTGGGCAAACTCCAAGTCAGAAGAtcagattaataaatattttatcttaaaaccACAGAATTCTGAAAAGATTTTGGATTTAGAAGGATTTCCCTACCCAGTTATTGAATTCACTCACCATCTAACCAGGGGCTCATTTATTCTTTAACCGCTTCCAGTGGGAGGGAAGTCATCGTCATCCTGGGCACCTCATTCCACTTTCCACACTTCTGACCACAAGACAGCCCTTACTTACCTATAACTGAATTCCATTCCTGAGTCTCCCTTCCATCCATTGGCCCTGGTGTGGCAGTGATGAATGGCCCAGAGAATAAGTGGAACCCCTGTTTCCTAAATCAGCCTTTCAGATTCTAGCTATTTATTTGCTACTTTCACACCCAACACCTTCTCTTTACCAGGTTAAGTAGCTTCAAGCCTTTAATTCACAGCTTTCCCCAGACAAACACAATTGGGTCTActtctctactttttctttccatcttgaTTTGATAAGAATAAAAAAGCATGGCTATCTGTGAATATTTTGCTTTTTCGTCTTGTCTTTCTCATAATACATGGTACCATCATCTACCCAGTTGTTGAAGCTAGAAACCCAGGAGTTTGTTTCCTTCCTCATTCACTACAGTCCATCAGCGAGTCTGTGAagtcctatctccaaatataaaATCCATCTCTACTACCATCATCCTGGTCCAGGCTACCATCACCTCTCCCCTGATTCCTCACTCTTGCCCCCTTCCTGCTCTCTGtcctccacacagcagccagaatCACCTGTTTAAAGCACAGATCAGATCACGGCACTCCTTTAATTAAAACTCTTCTTTAATTTCCCAGGGACCTCCTGACAAAATCCCAGCTCCCTTCTGTGGTTAACAAGGCCCTGCCTTATCTCAAACGTTTGTTCACGCAGCCTTGGTCCCTGGTGTGGTTTGTTTCACAGGCACGCCAAGCCTCTTCCTACAAATGCTGGCCGTTCTTGTTCCTTCTGCCTGCGCTCTTCTCCGAGTTTTGCAAATGCCCAGCTCCTCCTCATCTTTCAGGTCTTGGCTAAAATGCCACTTTTTCAGGGCAGCCTGCCCTGATCACTCATCTGAGGTCCTGATCTTATCGTCTGCACCTCTCTTTCGGATCACCTCGTCTTGTCTACTCCTGGGATGTAGGTTCTTTGGTGACTGGACCTATGTGACGTGCTAGCAGTCGGATCTTCTacaggtggcccagtggctgtCCAGAGAAGGGGCTCAGTGCGTGCTTGAGGAATAAATGCTTGGCCTCACGACTGAACGTTGAGAGTCCTAATGAAAATGCATTCGAATCTGAGCTTTGCCACTTTCTGTGTGGCTTGGGACACAGCATggcacctctctgagcttcaggtgCCTTATCTGTGTGATAGCCATCTTATCTACCTCATCTACCTATTAATCTGTGAGGATTAATGAAGACAGTGGCTGTGATGGTACCTGCCGCAGCCCTTGGCAGTATCAGGCGTTCAGTCCTCCTCCCAGCCCGGTGCTTAGCTGTGAACACGTGGGAAAGAGCCATATCGAGCTTCAGCCTGATTAATGGAACTGCTTGTATGGTGTGCCTGTGAGTGTGTGCCCCGTAGTCTGGATATAAGACCCCTGTGACTCCCCTCAGGTAACACTTGCCGGACTGGGAAGACAGTTCCAACCCTGCCCGTTGGCTGTGGTACAGAGTGATGGTTGATCTGATAACCCAGAGATGCTAAGGCCAGGGCCTTCCCTGGGCTGCTGAACAcagacccccccaaaaaaactaaATGAGCCAACCTGACATCGTGTGGCCCATCTCTCGTCAAGATGGATTGGGATGCTCTGTCTAGACAGTAGTCTCCCTTGGGAAATCACAGTTGCTCTAAGAGAAGGCACATGGTCTCCTGTTAGGAATATAAAACAGGCCTGTGAGCTGTGGACGGGGGAAGGAGGGGGGTTGCCGCGAGGTATGTGGGCCTGTGGAGCAGAGCCTGCAGAAAGGAGCTGTCGAGGTGGTGGCCTTCTCCTTCATACACGAAGTGTCAGCAGAGCCCACGGCCCGGGGGAAGCAACCCTGTCAGCCTTGCCAGAGTCAGGACTCTGAGGAAAGCTTGGAGGAACCGAAAGATAATCCTAGAATGTAAATTACCTGTTAAGAAGTGGGCAGTTGTCTCTTTACAGCTTATTGCTTAGCGTGATGGTGTCTGTGGTTCCCTCTGTaggcgcgcgcgtgtgtgtgtgtgtgtgtgtgtgtgtgtgtgtgtgttagtcattcagtcgtgtccaactctttgggaccccatggactgtagcactccagcttcctctgtccatggaattctccaggcaagactactggactgggttgccatttcctcctcgaggggatcttcccaacccagggattgaacccgggtctcctgccttgcaggcagattctttaccatctgagccactagggaagcctacaGGCTGTTAGGGTGAGTGTTTTATTAATACATGGAAGAGCGAGGTGGCTCCAGAAATAGATAGATTTGGGTTCAAATCCGGGTAGCGTCATGACTTTGGCCAAGTTACTTAGCATCTAGTGTTAGTTTCCTCAtcaaaaatggagataataaagaCTTTTATCTGGTTGCTGTGAGGATTTGATGTTATCGTGTGTATAAAAATCTTAGCTTACTTGCAGGCACAAAGCTGATATTCAGTAAAGGATCCTTCTTTTTATTAAACAGGACAAATCAGGatgttgagtttatttctgcTGAACCTCACCCATATTGAACTTTGAGTCTTAGTTCCCCCACTTGCCAGCTGCATGCCTTGGACAAGCTATCTAACCTCTCTGAGTCAGTCTTTTTCTGTGTTAAATGCAGTTGATAATTCCCACCTTATCGTCAAGGTGGAATCATAGTCAAATGAAATtcatagtcaaattcatagtcaAATGAaatcagaccacctgacatgtAGTAAGTGATCGAAATATCCCTTTCTTCCCCTTTGGTTCTCCAGTATCTGAAATACGGTCCCTTTAAGCTTGTTAAGATTCCTCGCTAGCCTTGTATGCAGCTGTGTTCAGACAGCTTTGGCAGAAGGAAagaggcttttatttatttatttttttcaaatgactgtTTCATAATCTCTTGGCTCAGACCTGCTGCCGCCGCACCCTGTGCGTTTCtcagggtccctgggtcctgctgCAATTAGCGTGTGCCTCGCCTCTCACCTAAATGACCCTGGAGAGTGGCTGCCATGGAAGGCATCGCTGAATACGAAATGGATCTTCTTCCCGGCTCTTTGGGATGAAGCTTGCTCAGGGATTCTCAGCCGCaggggggaggggctggcaggccCGGACTGTAGTTGGACTGAGCGGCCAGTTTTCTGGTTTTCATTAAAATTCTCTGGCTGTCTTTCGGGACTGCTCCGCTGGCTATGACTCTGCTCTAGGGCCGGTTGTGCTATTCTCTCAGCTACACACACCCATCAAATCTCAGCGGCCCCGAGGATGAGAGAAAATTGCAGGTGGGGAATAGGCTGGCTAAGGGGTCTTGCTTGGCAGTCTTTGTGATAAGGGACCCCCATCTACAATGGCAGAACTTGACCTTTGCAAAGTCTTTTAAGTATTGATGGGGAGGTAGACAAAGGTAAGCTGGGAATGAGCTGCAGAGAGAGAatcctcctggagcttactcctGAAGACAGAGTTGCTCTTGAGAGCAGATAAAGGTTTCTTGGCAGCTGTCAGAGGATCCCCAAGTGTTTAATGAATGAAATCAGTCTGGTCAAATCCTAAGGTGCTGACACCCAGGGGTTGGGGTTGAATGGTACTTCTCTGAGGGTGAGAGATGGCATGAGAGTAAAGAAGATTCTGGTTTTGAATGTTAATTTCTGGCAGCTAAAGAAATCTTATTTGAAGTTGAAACTTAAATCTGAAAACCTAGGTTCAGCCTAGCAAACTGGGTTGCTAATTGAGTTgctttgtgaccttgaacaagtgacTTCCCTGGGTCTCAGCTTCCCAGTGAGGTTGTGAcgattaaatgagataaactcTGCTAAGCTCTTGGCATATCATATGTTCTCAGTAGATGGTAGATGCTGAGATAAATTTGACTAGATTTGACCTGTCACTCAGCTCACCAAGATATATCCCAGGTCTGTCATCTAAAACCTTTGTTCTGCATCTGTCTCAGCTCTGTGTCTTTTAAGAATTCAAGGTAAATGTGTTTCCTAGGGCAAGCTGCGTTTCCTTTTCGTTGGAAAAATACATCAAAACCATATTATTATGTCTCTCTGTGAGAGGCTTACCACGTTGGATATTTCATCTTCAGGTAACtgagtaggggaaaaaaaaaaaaatttttttttcctgtccttctCCATGGATAGATTGTGAGAAAGCCATTTTAATGGACCTTGGGTATAAATCTCCTTGATGAGCCTCCCAAGAGGGCATCACTGAGACTCCCATTTGCCTTCAGAGTTAGCTCCATTTCATCTTTTCTCCTTTCActgg
The nucleotide sequence above comes from Cervus canadensis isolate Bull #8, Minnesota chromosome 29, ASM1932006v1, whole genome shotgun sequence. Encoded proteins:
- the LOC122430512 gene encoding 60S ribosomal protein L12-like codes for the protein MPPKFDPNEIKVVYLRCTGGEVGATSALAPKIGPLGLSPKKVGDDIAKATGDWKGLRITVKLTIQNRQAQIEVVPSASALIIKALKEPPRDRKKQKNIKHSGNITFDEIINIARQMRHRSLARELSGTIKEILGTAQSVGCNVDGRHPHDIIDDINSGAVECPAS